The Halogranum gelatinilyticum genome contains a region encoding:
- a CDS encoding DUF7527 domain-containing protein, translating to MDSDIIEVVTGWDSSPVTGGYDGLRTLADQGFTGAVSEGMVWAFVLNGKVVGVFDGDITAFEDAEGTAYHAPDPALPLLYAMQESGGKTRAQYYTNDTPISAADSTLSSGKFTGYIELSENVLSGDYYVVYYGGKSMSVAYVGNSRKLLTGDEAFERADDEVGIYKVNEAKIEVVDIPEPEPEPEPVVTDDASTDATDSTDTADPTADAETAGLDAAAAGAATGDADDVDEADDPIGSGVTFDGTDGVDEADVDVPETTATTDEGAVAADVDEAGTVEASEADASVAEADDAADVTETEPVAEDPTAEQAVDDSPEDSASATDVETTESAEATRSEATETTEPTVEPEPAPDPDAGDEDPLAAASAATNGETDEDVFSEEAQWREATSIPALDPQDSATERDEGGPTVQQAAVRRRDESARSQRRPRQQQSERTQPPQRQQETERSATESETAPQVGQLKARLEAVAEEKSELEAARERLVAEVDRLETERDQAASERDEYREQASALESRVSSLEAEVDRLEAELEEARAAVADTGGAATETMSAEAALDGTNLFVRYGSKSGGTLEKAHAGEVNRSEVNENLRLEHHTGFETEGVAVDGEPYEEFLQGSIEYGFVRWVVEDLLYEIRETGNRNSLDELFDAIPKIDRAELRGDVTLKYTENGEEHREQQSFDVVLRDRMGNPLLVANLNGSRDPASEGMMRSLVEHTSRLRESNDSLGAAFLVTASYFAPDALETAADATGGGLLSRGRRKSFVKLSRKQGFHLCLVETRNGDFHVNVPEL from the coding sequence ATGGATAGCGACATAATCGAGGTCGTCACCGGCTGGGATTCGAGTCCCGTCACCGGTGGGTACGACGGCCTCCGAACCCTCGCGGATCAGGGCTTCACGGGCGCGGTGAGCGAGGGGATGGTCTGGGCGTTCGTCCTCAACGGCAAGGTCGTCGGCGTCTTCGACGGCGACATCACCGCGTTCGAGGACGCAGAGGGGACGGCGTACCACGCGCCGGACCCCGCGCTGCCGCTGCTCTACGCGATGCAGGAGTCCGGCGGCAAGACACGGGCACAGTATTACACGAACGACACACCGATCTCCGCGGCCGACTCGACGCTCTCCTCGGGCAAGTTCACGGGCTACATCGAACTCTCGGAGAACGTCCTCTCGGGCGACTACTACGTGGTCTACTACGGCGGCAAGTCGATGAGCGTCGCCTACGTCGGCAACAGCCGGAAGCTGCTCACGGGCGACGAGGCCTTCGAGCGCGCCGACGACGAGGTTGGCATCTACAAGGTCAACGAAGCGAAGATCGAGGTCGTCGACATCCCCGAACCCGAGCCAGAGCCCGAACCGGTCGTCACCGACGACGCGAGCACGGATGCGACCGATTCGACAGATACAGCGGACCCGACGGCCGATGCAGAGACCGCAGGCCTCGACGCCGCGGCGGCCGGAGCGGCGACGGGGGATGCGGACGACGTCGACGAAGCCGACGACCCCATCGGCTCGGGCGTGACGTTCGACGGCACCGACGGCGTCGACGAGGCCGACGTCGACGTCCCCGAGACCACCGCGACGACGGACGAAGGTGCTGTCGCCGCCGACGTCGACGAGGCGGGAACGGTCGAGGCGTCCGAGGCGGACGCCAGCGTCGCCGAGGCCGACGACGCGGCCGATGTGACCGAGACAGAACCAGTCGCCGAAGACCCGACGGCGGAGCAGGCCGTCGACGACTCCCCCGAGGACTCGGCGTCGGCTACCGACGTGGAGACGACGGAGTCCGCGGAAGCGACGCGGAGTGAGGCGACGGAGACGACCGAGCCGACGGTCGAACCGGAACCGGCTCCCGACCCGGACGCCGGCGACGAGGACCCGCTGGCGGCGGCGTCGGCAGCGACTAACGGCGAGACCGACGAGGACGTGTTCTCCGAGGAAGCACAGTGGCGCGAGGCGACCTCGATTCCAGCACTCGACCCGCAGGACAGCGCGACGGAGCGCGACGAGGGCGGGCCGACGGTCCAGCAGGCGGCGGTCCGTCGACGCGACGAGAGCGCGCGCTCACAGCGGCGGCCGCGACAACAGCAGTCCGAGCGGACACAGCCACCGCAGCGACAGCAGGAGACCGAGCGGTCGGCGACGGAGTCGGAGACGGCTCCCCAAGTCGGCCAGCTGAAGGCCCGACTGGAGGCTGTCGCCGAGGAGAAGTCGGAACTCGAAGCCGCACGCGAACGGCTCGTCGCCGAGGTCGACCGCCTCGAAACCGAGCGTGACCAGGCTGCGAGCGAACGCGACGAGTACCGTGAGCAGGCGTCGGCGTTGGAGTCGCGCGTCAGTTCGCTGGAAGCCGAGGTCGACCGCCTCGAAGCGGAACTGGAGGAGGCGCGTGCAGCCGTCGCCGACACTGGCGGTGCGGCGACGGAGACGATGTCGGCCGAGGCGGCGCTGGACGGGACGAACCTCTTCGTCCGCTACGGCTCGAAGAGCGGTGGGACGCTGGAGAAGGCCCACGCGGGCGAGGTCAACCGCAGCGAGGTCAACGAGAACCTCCGGCTCGAACACCACACCGGCTTCGAGACCGAAGGCGTCGCCGTCGACGGCGAGCCGTACGAGGAGTTCCTGCAGGGGAGCATCGAGTACGGCTTCGTCCGCTGGGTCGTCGAGGACCTGCTCTACGAGATTCGCGAGACGGGGAACAGAAACAGTCTCGACGAACTGTTCGACGCGATTCCGAAGATCGACCGCGCCGAACTCCGGGGCGACGTGACGCTGAAGTACACCGAGAACGGCGAGGAACACCGCGAACAGCAGTCGTTCGACGTCGTGCTGCGCGACCGGATGGGCAATCCGCTGCTCGTCGCCAACCTCAACGGCTCGCGCGACCCGGCCTCGGAGGGGATGATGCGGTCGCTCGTCGAACACACGAGTCGGCTGCGGGAGTCCAACGACTCGCTCGGCGCGGCGTTCCTCGTCACGGCGAGCTACTTCGCACCGGACGCGCTCGAAACCGCCGCGGACGCGACCGGCGGGGGGCTGCTCAGCCGCGGCCGCAGAAAGAGTTTCGTCAAACTATCCAGAAAGCAGGGCTTCCATCTCTGTCTCGTCGAGACCCGGAACGGGGACTTCCACGTAAACGTACCAGAACTCTAA
- a CDS encoding DUF5786 family protein produces MGFGSYDESEQENQQSSADIDESEAVASHENDHDGSSTFEAGASNEDLIGRLDEMRDEDDE; encoded by the coding sequence ATGGGCTTTGGGAGCTACGATGAATCCGAGCAGGAGAACCAACAGAGTAGCGCCGACATCGACGAGAGCGAGGCCGTCGCTAGTCACGAGAACGACCACGACGGGTCGTCGACGTTCGAGGCCGGTGCCTCGAACGAGGACCTCATCGGCCGCCTCGACGAGATGCGCGACGAAGACGACGAGTAA
- a CDS encoding class I SAM-dependent methyltransferase: protein MSSPDEFSFHRYLTAKRTVDDRALHRPTLDCLTDGLHGDGPAALDVADRPLRVLEVAAGVGTGLQRLLAWDVLPPRVDYTLLDSDESNVTAARERVAEWARGEGYDVERSDDSLALARDDERVTVSFVVADALAYADSLGTPVDLLVGQAFVDLVDLDSGLPALFDLVADGGLAYFPITFDGVTGFAPPAGATDVPSDFEERLLDVYHATMDASGRPGSSTTGRALLTAVGDAGGDVVAAGGSDWLVHPPYPADEAYFLHHLIDTVAGAVADDGGLDADDDGLDADALTAWTAARHDAVARGELTFFAHNLDVLARVE from the coding sequence GTGTCCAGCCCCGACGAGTTCTCGTTTCACCGCTATCTCACCGCGAAGCGGACGGTCGACGACCGCGCGCTCCACCGGCCCACGCTCGACTGCCTGACCGACGGTCTCCACGGCGACGGCCCGGCCGCGCTCGACGTCGCCGACCGCCCGCTCCGGGTACTCGAAGTCGCCGCCGGTGTCGGCACCGGTCTCCAGCGGCTGCTCGCGTGGGACGTGCTCCCGCCGCGCGTCGACTACACGCTCCTCGACAGCGACGAGTCGAACGTGACGGCCGCGCGCGAGCGAGTGGCCGAATGGGCACGCGGCGAGGGCTACGACGTCGAACGGAGCGACGACTCGCTCGCACTCGCCCGCGACGACGAACGCGTCACGGTCTCGTTCGTCGTCGCCGACGCACTGGCCTACGCCGACTCGCTCGGGACGCCGGTCGACCTCCTCGTCGGGCAGGCCTTCGTCGACCTCGTCGACCTCGACAGCGGCCTACCGGCCCTGTTCGACCTCGTCGCCGACGGCGGTCTCGCGTACTTCCCCATCACCTTCGACGGCGTGACGGGGTTCGCTCCGCCGGCCGGTGCGACTGACGTACCCTCCGACTTCGAGGAGCGACTCCTTGACGTCTACCACGCGACGATGGACGCCTCTGGCCGTCCCGGCTCCAGTACGACCGGCCGCGCGCTCCTGACTGCCGTCGGCGACGCGGGCGGCGACGTCGTCGCCGCGGGCGGCTCCGACTGGCTCGTCCATCCGCCCTATCCGGCCGACGAAGCGTACTTCCTGCACCATCTGATCGACACAGTCGCCGGTGCGGTCGCGGACGACGGCGGTCTCGACGCCGACGACGACGGTCTCGATGCCGACGCACTCACCGCGTGGACCGCCGCCCGCCACGACGCCGTGGCTCGGGGCGAACTCACGTTCTTCGCGCACAATCTCGACGTGTTGGCTCGGGTCGAGTGA
- a CDS encoding DUF7350 domain-containing protein has translation MTLPNSTSRRSVLGALAAGTVGSLAGCLGGFETQSAWRDPPLVADRPDAVYLPAITEGMKLYGRTTAGPYGVVLSYSYPHRFWTVAGTERTKTPVGSDDSIHLMVSLWDAETGTVLPVDAGVEIEITQDGRLVSQEVAYPMLSQQMGFHYGANYAFDGEGDYTATVRVGGVSLRRTGSFAGRFEDVETVAFDFTFDTDDLYDVDITRLGDRGGTRDAVEPMDMGFPVGRVPAVDDLPGRLLGSGTTGDAVFHAFVVDDGSRFGVDGSYLSITARTPYNGVVVPMMGLRATVTRDGETVFDGTLDRTLDPTVGYHYGAAAAVEPGDTVELTVEVPPQVARHDGYETAFFEMPPTTLTRS, from the coding sequence ATGACACTCCCGAACTCGACCTCACGTCGGTCGGTCCTTGGCGCGCTGGCCGCCGGAACCGTCGGCTCGCTCGCAGGCTGTCTCGGCGGGTTCGAGACGCAGTCCGCCTGGCGCGACCCGCCGCTCGTCGCGGACCGCCCCGACGCCGTCTATCTCCCGGCGATCACCGAGGGTATGAAGCTGTACGGACGCACGACTGCGGGCCCGTACGGCGTCGTCCTCAGCTACTCCTATCCGCACCGCTTCTGGACGGTCGCCGGAACCGAACGTACGAAGACGCCCGTCGGAAGCGACGACTCGATTCATCTGATGGTCTCGCTGTGGGACGCGGAGACGGGGACCGTCCTCCCGGTCGACGCGGGCGTAGAGATCGAGATTACGCAGGACGGTCGACTCGTCTCCCAAGAAGTCGCCTACCCGATGCTCTCCCAGCAGATGGGCTTTCACTACGGCGCGAACTACGCGTTCGACGGCGAGGGCGACTACACCGCGACGGTCCGCGTCGGCGGCGTCAGCTTGCGGCGGACCGGCTCGTTTGCGGGTCGCTTCGAGGACGTCGAGACGGTCGCGTTCGACTTCACGTTCGACACCGACGACCTCTACGACGTCGACATCACCCGCCTCGGCGACCGCGGCGGCACCAGAGACGCGGTCGAGCCGATGGACATGGGCTTCCCGGTCGGCCGCGTCCCCGCGGTCGACGACCTCCCCGGTCGCCTCCTCGGCTCCGGTACCACCGGCGACGCCGTCTTCCACGCGTTCGTCGTCGACGACGGGAGTCGCTTCGGCGTCGACGGCTCGTATCTCTCTATCACCGCCCGAACGCCGTACAACGGCGTCGTCGTCCCGATGATGGGGCTGCGCGCGACGGTGACCCGAGACGGTGAGACCGTTTTCGACGGGACGCTGGACCGAACGCTCGACCCGACGGTCGGCTACCACTACGGAGCCGCCGCGGCCGTTGAGCCCGGCGACACGGTCGAGTTGACCGTCGAGGTGCCGCCGCAGGTGGCCCGCCACGACGGCTACGAGACCGCCTTCTTCGAGATGCCACCGACGACGCTCACTCGTTCGTAA
- a CDS encoding cytochrome c oxidase subunit 3: protein MSTEDSHDDHGHHLPAVEDWPRGFGEASWWPFVTAVGGAGIYIAAALYIVAIGDDPLLSTTPGVVVGIGSVGLFLVGLYGWLYHAFVAKYWSRGASSDHGSGLRWGMIAFLGSELGTFGALFGYYFYIRAGQWPPVGMPEFGLTTSLVLANTALLVASSFTLHWAELSLRRENRRSFILGMLLTLALGAVFIGGQILEYYEFIVEEGFTFTNGIFASAFFGLTGLHGLHVTLGAVLLGIVFVRALRGQFSSERHVAVTTASMYWHFVDVVWVFLVVVLYFGAEIGGSVA from the coding sequence ATGAGTACCGAAGATTCACACGACGACCACGGACACCACCTCCCGGCAGTGGAGGACTGGCCCAGGGGCTTCGGCGAAGCCAGTTGGTGGCCGTTCGTCACCGCAGTGGGTGGCGCAGGCATCTACATCGCGGCCGCGCTGTACATCGTCGCCATCGGCGACGACCCGCTTCTCAGCACGACGCCCGGCGTCGTCGTCGGCATCGGGAGCGTCGGCCTGTTCCTCGTCGGCCTCTACGGCTGGCTGTACCACGCGTTCGTCGCGAAATACTGGTCGCGCGGTGCGAGTTCGGACCACGGTTCCGGGCTCCGGTGGGGGATGATCGCCTTCCTCGGCTCCGAGCTGGGGACCTTCGGCGCGCTGTTCGGCTACTACTTCTACATCCGCGCAGGCCAGTGGCCGCCGGTCGGGATGCCCGAGTTCGGGCTGACGACCTCGCTCGTCCTCGCCAACACCGCCCTGCTGGTCGCATCGAGCTTCACGCTCCACTGGGCGGAACTCTCCCTGCGCCGTGAGAACCGCCGCAGCTTCATCCTCGGGATGCTCCTGACGCTCGCGCTCGGTGCGGTCTTCATCGGCGGGCAGATCCTGGAGTACTACGAGTTCATCGTTGAGGAAGGGTTCACCTTCACGAACGGCATCTTCGCGTCGGCCTTCTTCGGGCTGACGGGACTTCACGGTCTCCACGTCACGCTCGGTGCCGTCCTGCTCGGCATCGTCTTCGTCCGCGCGCTCCGCGGACAGTTCTCCTCGGAGCGGCACGTGGCGGTCACCACGGCCTCGATGTACTGGCACTTCGTCGACGTCGTCTGGGTCTTCCTCGTCGTCGTGCTCTACTTCGGCGCGGAGATCGGCGGCTCGGTCGCATAA
- a CDS encoding CDP-alcohol phosphatidyltransferase family protein has product MKPEVSRDASRRSHAARSTRRATICRQRLRRRTAVLAAVSLAATLAVGWLAVRVVGVAGAVRWTLVASATLLLVVGLLATRLDDNRPVAEREGTDGGQLAPTLGPATHVTVGRGVLLAWVAGCFALAWATLPAWTLWLPALGHGAAAALDAVDGALARRTRRVTRLGARLDLSFDALGLLVAPLVGVVAGQLPWWYLSVGLARYGFVAGIRLREYRGLPVYELPTRASRRLLAGLQMAFVAVALTPLVPPAAGTVGAALFGGALLAGFVRDWGYVSGRLADAETGETADAERPA; this is encoded by the coding sequence GTGAAGCCGGAGGTAAGCCGTGACGCGTCCCGTCGGAGTCACGCGGCTCGTTCGACCCGGAGAGCCACTATCTGTCGGCAGCGTCTCCGCCGTCGGACCGCCGTCCTCGCAGCCGTCTCGCTGGCGGCGACGCTGGCCGTGGGCTGGCTCGCCGTCCGGGTCGTCGGCGTCGCCGGTGCGGTCCGGTGGACCCTCGTCGCGAGCGCGACGCTCCTCCTCGTCGTCGGTCTCCTCGCCACTCGGCTCGACGACAACCGTCCGGTAGCCGAGAGAGAGGGCACCGACGGCGGCCAGTTGGCACCGACGCTCGGCCCGGCGACGCACGTCACCGTCGGCCGCGGCGTCCTCCTCGCCTGGGTCGCGGGCTGTTTCGCGCTCGCGTGGGCGACGCTTCCGGCGTGGACGCTATGGCTGCCCGCGCTGGGCCACGGTGCGGCCGCCGCGCTGGACGCCGTCGACGGCGCGCTCGCCCGGCGGACCAGGCGGGTGACGCGACTCGGCGCGCGGTTGGATCTGTCGTTCGACGCGCTCGGTCTCCTCGTCGCGCCGCTCGTCGGCGTCGTGGCCGGACAGCTGCCGTGGTGGTATCTCTCGGTCGGACTGGCGCGCTACGGCTTCGTCGCCGGGATTCGGCTCCGCGAGTACCGCGGGCTGCCGGTCTACGAACTTCCGACGCGAGCAAGCAGGCGACTGCTGGCGGGGCTGCAGATGGCCTTCGTCGCCGTCGCGCTCACGCCGCTCGTCCCGCCAGCCGCGGGGACCGTCGGCGCGGCACTTTTCGGCGGCGCGCTGCTCGCGGGCTTCGTCCGCGACTGGGGCTACGTCTCGGGGCGGTTGGCAGACGCCGAGACGGGCGAGACGGCCGACGCCGAGCGGCCCGCGTGA
- a CDS encoding DUF998 domain-containing protein, with the protein MSHLTADADERGPAVARAVGSLAPVVTLGAIFLAILVSDSFTWATSALSDLGVVSETALVFNGGLVAGGLLGLAYSYALWRAAADLLARATAATVALAVVLMGLVGVFVSGHPLHFPVALGFYLLVTVSLVLDGAGRWSQSVGKLSAALGVAHLAGWVVWVVGPRFGTGLAVPETVGAFVFAAWVLFLSPVALGRELS; encoded by the coding sequence GTGAGTCATCTGACAGCGGACGCCGACGAGCGGGGGCCAGCCGTCGCCCGGGCCGTCGGCTCGCTCGCTCCCGTCGTCACGCTCGGTGCCATCTTCCTCGCGATTCTCGTCTCCGACAGCTTCACCTGGGCCACCAGCGCGCTCTCGGACCTCGGCGTCGTCAGCGAGACGGCACTCGTCTTCAACGGCGGCCTCGTCGCGGGCGGCCTGTTGGGGCTGGCGTACAGCTACGCACTGTGGCGTGCCGCAGCGGACCTCCTCGCCCGAGCGACGGCCGCCACGGTCGCGCTCGCGGTCGTCCTGATGGGACTCGTCGGCGTCTTCGTCAGCGGCCATCCGCTCCACTTCCCGGTCGCACTCGGCTTCTACCTGCTCGTCACGGTGTCGCTCGTGCTCGACGGTGCGGGCCGGTGGTCACAGTCGGTCGGAAAACTCTCTGCCGCCCTCGGCGTCGCACACCTCGCTGGCTGGGTCGTGTGGGTCGTCGGCCCGCGGTTCGGCACGGGTCTCGCCGTCCCCGAGACGGTCGGTGCGTTCGTCTTCGCGGCGTGGGTCCTGTTTCTCAGCCCCGTCGCGCTCGGCCGCGAGTTGAGCTAA
- a CDS encoding DNA-binding protein, translating into MTTTHTTPTAETATDGTDAPHICETCGGAYPTATLLIHHRGVRHPNDLDEAELERYRDAYAEEEATLRRFRIIALGGLVLLYFSFLFMYASFAV; encoded by the coding sequence ATGACTACGACACACACCACACCGACGGCGGAGACGGCGACGGACGGGACCGACGCGCCGCACATCTGCGAGACGTGCGGAGGGGCCTATCCGACGGCGACGCTCCTGATTCACCACCGCGGGGTCCGCCATCCGAACGACCTCGACGAGGCGGAACTGGAACGGTACCGTGACGCGTACGCCGAGGAGGAGGCGACCCTCCGACGCTTCCGCATCATCGCACTCGGAGGACTCGTCCTCCTGTACTTCAGCTTCCTCTTCATGTATGCCAGCTTCGCAGTCTAA
- a CDS encoding potassium channel family protein, with product MSRSTRRAIGYIALSFAVVVIYALAYQWVQGVFEGREISFLRAFEFTVQSFTTTGYGEESSAWTHPASLIMVILMMVTGVFLIFLTLPLFVVPLVESALARDPPSSVDLEDHVVICTFTPRGQTLVDELRSRDKPYVVVEDDREYARELYEDGYSVIHGDAEDVEDLDAANVQEADTLVADDTDERNASIVLSAKQAAPDVRVITVVEDPNVADYHRYAGADATISPRRLLGERLAGKATTSVSSALDDAIEISEDLEIAELLVQRGSPLEGKRVLDSGVGEMTGTNIIGAWFRGEFKSPPSPDDIIDEHTILLVAGREEQLEELKALTLSETRRHGRGKVIVAGDGEVGETAAEALAQENAPHVVVDKEDKEGVDVVGDVTERETLERAGIDEARSIILALDTDTTTIFASLVAKQVAPHVEVIARANETESVPKLYRAGSEYVLALATVSGRILASNILDEEVISPDTQVDIVRTEAPGLVGMSLVDADVRARTNCTVIAVERGDELLTDIGPDFVVRTDDVLIVAGVDADINRFNELAN from the coding sequence ATGTCGAGGTCGACACGGCGCGCGATCGGCTACATCGCGCTCTCGTTCGCGGTCGTGGTGATCTACGCCCTCGCCTACCAGTGGGTACAGGGCGTCTTCGAGGGCCGTGAGATCAGCTTCCTCCGGGCGTTCGAGTTCACCGTCCAGTCCTTTACGACGACCGGCTACGGCGAGGAGTCGTCGGCGTGGACCCATCCGGCGTCGCTCATCATGGTCATCCTGATGATGGTGACCGGCGTCTTCCTCATCTTCCTGACGCTGCCGCTGTTCGTCGTCCCGCTCGTCGAGTCGGCACTGGCGCGGGACCCGCCGAGTAGCGTCGACCTCGAAGACCACGTCGTCATCTGCACGTTCACGCCGCGCGGGCAGACGCTGGTGGACGAACTCCGGTCGCGCGACAAACCCTACGTCGTCGTCGAGGACGACCGCGAGTACGCCCGCGAGCTGTACGAGGACGGCTACTCGGTCATCCACGGCGACGCCGAGGACGTCGAGGACCTCGACGCCGCCAACGTCCAAGAAGCCGACACCCTCGTCGCCGACGACACCGACGAGCGCAACGCGAGTATCGTCCTCTCCGCGAAACAGGCCGCCCCCGACGTGCGTGTCATCACCGTCGTCGAGGACCCGAACGTCGCCGACTACCACCGCTACGCCGGCGCGGACGCTACCATCTCGCCGCGTCGCCTACTCGGTGAACGGCTGGCCGGAAAGGCGACCACCTCCGTCTCGTCGGCACTCGACGACGCCATCGAGATCAGCGAAGATCTCGAAATCGCCGAACTGCTCGTCCAGCGCGGCAGTCCGCTCGAAGGCAAGCGCGTCCTCGACAGCGGCGTCGGCGAGATGACCGGGACGAACATCATCGGCGCGTGGTTCCGCGGCGAGTTCAAGAGTCCGCCGTCACCGGACGACATCATCGACGAGCACACCATCCTGCTCGTCGCCGGTCGCGAGGAACAGCTGGAGGAGCTGAAGGCGTTGACGCTCTCGGAGACGCGGCGACACGGGCGGGGGAAGGTCATCGTCGCCGGTGACGGGGAAGTGGGCGAGACCGCCGCCGAGGCCCTCGCCCAGGAGAATGCACCCCACGTCGTCGTCGACAAGGAGGACAAGGAAGGCGTCGACGTCGTCGGCGACGTGACCGAGCGCGAGACGCTGGAACGTGCCGGCATCGACGAGGCGCGGAGCATCATTCTCGCACTCGACACCGACACGACGACCATCTTCGCCTCGCTCGTCGCCAAGCAGGTCGCCCCACACGTCGAGGTCATCGCCCGCGCGAACGAGACCGAGAGCGTGCCCAAACTCTACCGCGCCGGCTCGGAGTACGTCCTCGCGCTGGCGACGGTCTCGGGGCGCATCCTCGCCTCGAACATCCTCGACGAGGAGGTCATCTCGCCGGACACGCAGGTCGACATCGTCCGGACCGAAGCACCCGGCCTCGTGGGTATGAGCCTCGTCGACGCCGACGTCCGTGCCCGGACCAACTGCACGGTCATCGCGGTCGAACGCGGCGACGAACTGCTGACCGACATCGGCCCGGACTTCGTCGTCCGGACGGACGACGTGCTCATCGTCGCGGGCGTCGACGCCGACATCAACCGGTTCAACGAGCTGGCGAACTAG
- a CDS encoding 2Fe-2S iron-sulfur cluster-binding protein, with amino-acid sequence MPTVAFEGARIDCAEGAILRDVLRAAGHSPYNGRAETLNCRGLGSCGTCAVAITARGDGGPPVSEPTLRECARLSFPPHSPEDGLRLACQTRVYGDVIVEKYPGFWGHKVDE; translated from the coding sequence ATGCCGACTGTCGCGTTCGAGGGAGCGAGAATCGACTGTGCGGAAGGGGCGATCCTCCGAGACGTCCTCCGAGCTGCGGGCCACTCGCCGTACAACGGCCGCGCCGAGACGCTCAACTGTCGCGGGCTGGGGTCGTGTGGCACCTGTGCTGTCGCCATCACGGCACGCGGCGACGGCGGCCCGCCCGTGAGCGAGCCGACCCTTCGAGAGTGTGCGCGGCTGTCGTTCCCGCCGCATTCCCCCGAGGACGGTCTCCGACTCGCCTGTCAGACGCGTGTCTACGGCGACGTCATCGTCGAGAAGTATCCGGGTTTTTGGGGCCACAAAGTCGACGAGTGA
- a CDS encoding DsbA family protein, whose translation MDTSRRSLLATIGGTTAVGLAGCLGGASGSDAGDCDIPDSTDTVQELPIPTLGPDDAPVTVKVWEDFSCPHCATFAQDVFPQIRSNFVDSGDVQYHHHDWPLPVNQQWSWAIPNAARGVQDSMDDETFFEFAKLMFENQGDYSFDLVQEQAEAVGADGCGIRGDAINEPYRPVLEADAQRAQDRGAGGTPAVYVNGTSVTPTWEEVRAAIESEL comes from the coding sequence ATGGACACCTCTCGCCGCTCCCTCCTCGCAACGATCGGTGGCACCACCGCAGTCGGTCTCGCGGGCTGTCTCGGCGGTGCCAGCGGCAGCGACGCCGGAGACTGCGACATCCCCGACAGCACCGACACGGTTCAGGAGCTGCCTATCCCGACGCTCGGGCCGGACGACGCGCCGGTCACGGTCAAAGTCTGGGAGGACTTCTCCTGCCCGCACTGTGCGACCTTCGCCCAGGATGTCTTCCCGCAGATCCGCTCGAACTTCGTCGACTCCGGCGACGTCCAGTACCACCACCACGACTGGCCGCTGCCGGTCAACCAACAGTGGTCGTGGGCGATCCCCAACGCGGCCCGCGGGGTGCAGGATTCGATGGACGACGAGACGTTCTTCGAGTTCGCGAAGCTGATGTTCGAGAACCAGGGCGACTACTCGTTCGACCTCGTCCAAGAGCAGGCCGAAGCGGTCGGTGCCGACGGCTGTGGAATCCGCGGCGACGCCATCAACGAGCCGTACCGCCCCGTGCTCGAAGCCGACGCCCAGCGCGCACAGGACCGCGGTGCTGGCGGGACGCCGGCCGTCTACGTCAACGGCACCTCCGTCACCCCGACGTGGGAGGAGGTCCGCGCCGCCATCGAGTCAGAACTCTGA